Proteins co-encoded in one Papaver somniferum cultivar HN1 chromosome 5, ASM357369v1, whole genome shotgun sequence genomic window:
- the LOC113280628 gene encoding aspartic proteinase nepenthesin-2-like, producing MNPDVARLPVVYDARRFYVATVGLGSDQTWLQCEGADKTFKQDMPLYPSKLSDYISCTKDGVCIYEARYGGGAVTNGVIAEETFTLGSDTGGFESIQLHMGCGLIQQNFERSWGNNHLYGKPDLIAGILGLGSGQWSFLNQLGATGEDAIIGQVGQEVRKTPIVVPELFQTPLYYLNLEDISVGKTKIGFPRGTFELKSQGIGGCVIDSATPISIMYRGHFDKVANLVKAHFNGLGVEYVGKRLSYEVCFRLPGKFNVANFPSLTLHFQKADYVISDYKANFVALDFETVCLGILPKDEDTGPFFLGALQQVNKRILYNVMEQSLSFADEYCELGS from the exons ATGAATCCTGATGTTGCACGTTTGCCCGTAGTTTACGATGCAAGGAGGTTTTATGTTGCAACGGTTGGTTTAG GTAGTGATCAGACATGGCTTCAGTGTGAAGGTGCCGATAAAACTTTCAAACAAGATATGCCACTTTATCCTTCCAAATTGTCAGACTACATTTC GTGCACCAAAGATGGTGTGTGCATTTACGAAGCAAGGTACGGGGGTGGAGCAGTTACAAATGGTGTTATTGCTGAAGAAACATTCACTCTAGGCTCTGATACTGGTGGCTTTGAAAGTATCCAATTACACATGGGTTGTGGTCTTATCCAACAGAATTTCGAAAGAAGTTGGGGTAATAATCACCTATACGGCAAACCTGACCTTATTGCAGGAATACTTGGTTTAGGATCAGGACAATGGTCTTTTCTAAACCAATTAGGTGCTACTGGAGAAG ATGCGATAATTGGACAAGTAGGCCAAGAAGTACGCAAAACTCCCATCGTTGTGCCTGAGCTATTTCAGACGCCGCTCTATTACTTAAATCTAGAAGATATCAGTGTAGGTAAAACGAAAATAGGATTTCCAAGAGGTACTTTCGAGCTTAAAAGCCAAGGAATTGGCGGTTGCGTCATAGATTCTGCTACTCCAATATCCATAATGTATAGAGGTCATTTTGACAAAGTGGCAAATTTGGTGAAGGCACATTTTAATGGGCTTGGAGTTGAATATGTTGGAAAACGATTGAGTTATGAAGTTTGCTTCCGTCTACCAGGAAAATTTAATGTTGCTAACTTTCCTTCGTTAACTCTTCATTTTCAGAAGGCCGATTATGTCATTTCAGATTATAAAGCAAATTTTGTGGCACTAGATTTTGAAACTGTTTGTTTAGGCATTTTACCAAAAGATGAGGATACAGGGCCTTTTTTTCTAGGAGCTTTGCAACAAGTTAATAAACGCATTTTATATAATGTCATGGAACAGTCCCTCTCTTTCGCCGATGAGTATTGCGAATTAGGCTCCTGA